A DNA window from Rhizobium sp. NXC14 contains the following coding sequences:
- a CDS encoding ammonium transporter encodes MSISKFSSTFARVGAASAALLAPAVAFAQETAAPAAAAAAPAFTMDKGDNTWMLVSSALVLLMTIPGLALFYGGLVRAKNMLSVLMQVFMITAVVSLIWVTYGYSLAFTDGGSLNSFIGGFSKAFLAGVNTSSLAETFSKGVAIPEYTFIVFQMTFACITPGLIVGAFAERVKFSAVMLFVVLWVTFIYFPMAHMVWFWGGPSSYSAPAGLIFSYGAIDFAGGTVVHINAGIAGLVGAIMLGKRTGYKKEIMAPHSMTLTMVGASLLWVGWFGFNAGSNLEANGYASLAMINTFVATAAAAVSWCIVESLARGKASMLGGASGAVAGLVAITPAAGFAGPMGSIVLGLVVSPICYFFVDVVKNKFNYDDSLDVFGVHCIGGIIGALGTGILVNPALGGAGIVDYSTADFAATYAGTATQVLNQAKGVLTTLLWSGIGSAILYKIVDVVIGLRVSVEAEREGLDLATHGEAAYHS; translated from the coding sequence ATGTCAATCTCGAAGTTTTCTTCCACCTTTGCGCGCGTCGGCGCTGCATCGGCCGCGCTTCTTGCGCCGGCCGTCGCTTTTGCGCAGGAGACTGCCGCGCCAGCTGCTGCCGCCGCTGCTCCTGCCTTCACCATGGACAAGGGTGACAATACCTGGATGCTCGTCTCCTCGGCGCTCGTCCTTCTGATGACCATCCCCGGCCTTGCGCTTTTCTACGGCGGTCTCGTGCGCGCCAAAAACATGCTCTCCGTGCTGATGCAGGTCTTCATGATCACGGCGGTCGTGTCGCTGATCTGGGTGACCTACGGCTATTCGCTCGCCTTTACCGACGGCGGCTCGCTGAACAGCTTCATCGGCGGCTTCTCCAAGGCCTTCCTCGCCGGCGTCAACACATCGTCGCTTGCCGAAACCTTCTCGAAGGGCGTCGCCATTCCGGAATACACCTTCATCGTCTTCCAGATGACCTTCGCCTGCATCACGCCCGGCCTGATCGTCGGCGCCTTCGCCGAACGCGTCAAGTTCTCGGCCGTCATGCTCTTCGTCGTGCTGTGGGTCACCTTCATCTACTTCCCGATGGCGCACATGGTCTGGTTCTGGGGCGGCCCGAGTTCCTACAGCGCACCGGCCGGCCTGATCTTCTCTTACGGCGCAATCGACTTCGCCGGCGGCACGGTCGTTCACATCAATGCCGGTATCGCCGGCCTTGTCGGCGCCATCATGCTCGGCAAGCGCACGGGCTATAAGAAGGAAATCATGGCTCCGCATTCGATGACGCTGACCATGGTCGGTGCCTCGCTGCTCTGGGTCGGCTGGTTCGGCTTCAATGCCGGCTCCAACCTCGAAGCCAATGGCTATGCATCGCTTGCGATGATCAACACCTTCGTCGCGACGGCCGCCGCCGCCGTGTCCTGGTGCATCGTCGAAAGCCTCGCCCGCGGCAAGGCCTCGATGCTCGGCGGCGCTTCCGGTGCCGTCGCCGGTCTCGTCGCCATCACGCCGGCGGCAGGTTTTGCCGGTCCGATGGGCTCGATCGTTCTCGGCCTCGTCGTCTCGCCGATCTGCTACTTCTTCGTCGACGTCGTGAAGAATAAGTTCAACTATGACGACAGCCTCGACGTCTTCGGCGTCCACTGCATCGGTGGCATCATCGGCGCTCTCGGCACCGGCATCCTCGTCAATCCGGCGCTGGGCGGTGCAGGCATTGTCGACTATTCGACGGCTGATTTTGCCGCCACCTATGCCGGCACGGCAACCCAGGTCTTGAACCAGGCGAAGGGCGTTCTCACCACCCTCCTGTGGTCGGGCATCGGTTCGGCGATCCTCTACAAGATCGTCGACGTCGTCATCGGCCTGCGCGTCTCCGTCGAGGCCGAGCGCGAAGGTCTCGACCTGGCGACCCACGGCGAAGCCGCCTATCACTCGTAA
- a CDS encoding outer membrane lipoprotein carrier protein LolA — translation MRNSDSFLSGLAMTRRDLLGAFAVAAVASAVPISAIAQAAAPASGTAQAIADHFSGVTTMQGEFVQFGPRGEQTGGKFFIQRPGKLRFNYDDPSPMRVIADGKNVAIGNTKLKTWDLYPLSKTPLSLLLAQHIDLSAGMVKGVKEESDLTTIALGNNTVFGNSTITMMFDPKTYDLRQWTITDNQGKDTSVMIFNVKTGVQFDDRVFRVPYESIPGTAASRD, via the coding sequence ATGCGTAACTCCGATTCCTTCCTCTCCGGCCTGGCGATGACGCGCCGCGATCTTCTCGGCGCTTTCGCCGTCGCTGCTGTGGCGAGCGCCGTCCCTATCAGCGCCATCGCGCAGGCGGCAGCGCCCGCCTCCGGCACCGCGCAGGCAATCGCCGATCATTTCTCCGGTGTCACGACGATGCAGGGCGAATTTGTCCAGTTCGGTCCGCGCGGCGAACAAACCGGCGGCAAGTTCTTCATCCAGCGTCCCGGCAAGCTGCGTTTCAACTACGACGATCCGTCGCCGATGCGGGTGATCGCCGATGGCAAGAACGTAGCCATCGGCAATACCAAGCTCAAGACCTGGGATCTCTATCCGCTCTCGAAGACTCCGCTCAGCCTGCTCCTGGCGCAGCATATCGACCTTTCGGCCGGCATGGTGAAGGGCGTGAAGGAGGAGTCGGACCTGACGACGATCGCGCTCGGCAACAATACCGTGTTCGGAAACTCGACCATCACCATGATGTTCGATCCGAAGACCTATGATCTGCGCCAGTGGACGATCACCGACAACCAGGGCAAGGATACGTCGGTGATGATCTTCAACGTGAAGACGGGCGTGCAGTTCGACGACCGCGTCTTCCGGGTGCCCTACGAGAGCATTCCCGGCACGGCAGCTTCACGCGACTGA
- a CDS encoding DNA translocase FtsK: MARSTSPAMDGRPDRFSLSAFMLRQIQALIGFAIFLLLAFSVAALATWNVADPSYSYATANLPTNILGYSGAAFADIVMQFLGLASVVAMLPIVAWALTMISGRRFDRIPARIGAWLAGSVLSSAVIGCFPPPLTWPIPNGIGGVIGDMILRFPALFVGAYPTGTFAMVVGCIFAVPTAWMMLFASGLVGRSETEDEIEDDYVETTSKARVVGDEDEEEDESRWVAFSGAMTHAWFMSQGRLRRLFGMGPRKRRQGDFESPYDFNDDEFGTLNEPVRAKAPAVRGERLEPSMEPRSASLRRVAAPSLSIDDEDEDDDPPFDTDMPPRPADILPDDDDDDWMIRAPAKAAAKPEPRVVPAITRPKPGARVEREAQGSFIRPEGFQLPSMHLLAEPRNVVRDSTLSADALEQNARMLEGVLEDFGVKGEIIHVRPGPVVTLYELEPAPGIKSSRVIGLADDIARSMSAIAARVAVVPGRNAIGIELPNQTRETVYLRELIASRDFDGSKAKLAMALGKTIGGEAVIADLAKMPHLLVAGTTGSGKSVAINTMILSLLYRMTPEQCRLIMIDPKMLELSVYDGIPHLLSPVVTDPKKAVVALKWTVREMEERYKKMSKIGVRNIDGFNTRVEQALSKGEVISRTVQTGFDRHTGEAMYETEEFDLKPMPYIVVIIDEMADLMMVAGKDIEGAVQRLAQMARAAGIHVIMATQRPSVDVITGTIKANFPTRISFQVTSKIDSRTILGEQGAEQLLGMGDMLYMAGGGRIQRVHGPFVSDVEVEEIVSYLKTQGSPQYLDAITADDDEDGDYGGGGPAGTSNLSDSEDPYDQAVAIVLRDGKASTSYVQRRLGIGYNRAASLIERMEKEGIIGPANHAGKREILVPTEGDILDR; this comes from the coding sequence ATGGCAAGAAGCACGTCGCCGGCAATGGATGGCCGTCCGGATCGGTTCTCCCTCTCGGCATTCATGCTGCGGCAGATCCAGGCACTCATCGGCTTTGCGATCTTTCTGCTGCTGGCTTTCTCAGTTGCGGCGCTGGCGACGTGGAATGTCGCCGATCCGAGCTATTCCTACGCCACTGCCAACCTGCCGACGAATATTCTCGGCTACAGCGGTGCTGCCTTTGCCGATATCGTCATGCAGTTTCTGGGGCTTGCCAGTGTCGTGGCGATGCTGCCGATCGTGGCCTGGGCACTGACGATGATCTCCGGCCGTCGCTTCGACCGCATTCCCGCCCGCATCGGCGCCTGGCTTGCCGGCTCCGTGCTTTCCTCCGCCGTCATCGGCTGTTTTCCTCCGCCGCTCACCTGGCCGATCCCGAACGGTATCGGCGGCGTCATCGGCGATATGATTCTGCGTTTTCCCGCACTCTTCGTCGGCGCCTATCCCACAGGGACCTTCGCCATGGTCGTCGGCTGCATTTTTGCCGTGCCGACGGCCTGGATGATGCTCTTCGCATCAGGCCTCGTCGGCCGCAGCGAGACCGAGGACGAAATCGAGGACGATTACGTCGAGACAACAAGCAAGGCGCGGGTGGTCGGAGACGAGGATGAGGAAGAGGACGAATCGCGCTGGGTCGCTTTCAGCGGCGCGATGACGCATGCCTGGTTCATGAGCCAGGGCCGGCTGCGCCGGCTGTTCGGCATGGGACCGCGCAAGCGGCGCCAGGGTGATTTCGAATCGCCCTATGATTTCAACGACGATGAATTCGGCACGCTGAACGAACCGGTCCGCGCCAAAGCGCCGGCCGTTCGCGGCGAGCGCCTCGAGCCGTCGATGGAGCCGCGCTCGGCTTCGCTCCGCCGCGTCGCCGCGCCATCGCTTTCCATCGACGATGAGGATGAGGACGACGATCCGCCCTTCGATACCGACATGCCGCCGCGTCCGGCCGACATTCTGCCTGACGACGATGATGACGACTGGATGATCCGTGCGCCGGCAAAAGCCGCCGCCAAGCCGGAGCCTCGCGTCGTCCCGGCGATCACGCGTCCGAAGCCCGGCGCGCGTGTCGAGCGGGAAGCGCAGGGCTCGTTCATTCGTCCCGAGGGCTTCCAGCTTCCCTCCATGCATTTGCTCGCCGAGCCCAGGAACGTGGTGCGCGATTCGACACTGTCGGCCGATGCGCTGGAGCAGAATGCCCGCATGCTCGAAGGCGTGCTCGAGGATTTCGGCGTCAAGGGCGAAATCATTCATGTCCGTCCCGGCCCCGTGGTCACGCTGTACGAACTGGAGCCGGCGCCCGGCATCAAATCGTCGCGCGTCATCGGCCTTGCCGACGATATCGCCCGTTCGATGAGCGCCATTGCCGCCCGCGTCGCCGTCGTGCCGGGCCGCAATGCGATCGGTATCGAACTGCCGAACCAGACACGCGAGACCGTCTATCTCCGCGAACTGATCGCGTCGCGGGATTTCGACGGCAGCAAGGCCAAGCTCGCCATGGCGCTCGGCAAGACGATCGGCGGCGAAGCCGTCATCGCCGACCTCGCCAAGATGCCGCATCTGCTCGTCGCCGGCACCACCGGTTCGGGCAAATCGGTCGCCATCAACACGATGATCCTGTCGCTGCTCTACCGCATGACGCCGGAACAGTGCCGGCTGATCATGATCGACCCGAAGATGCTCGAACTCTCCGTCTATGACGGCATTCCGCATCTGCTTTCGCCTGTTGTCACCGATCCGAAGAAGGCCGTCGTCGCGCTGAAATGGACGGTGCGCGAGATGGAAGAGCGCTACAAGAAGATGTCGAAGATCGGCGTGCGCAACATCGACGGCTTCAACACGCGCGTCGAACAGGCCTTGTCGAAGGGTGAGGTGATCTCGCGCACGGTGCAGACCGGCTTCGACCGCCATACCGGCGAAGCCATGTACGAGACCGAGGAATTCGATCTGAAGCCGATGCCCTATATCGTCGTCATCATCGACGAAATGGCCGATCTGATGATGGTCGCCGGCAAGGATATCGAAGGCGCGGTCCAACGCCTGGCGCAAATGGCGCGTGCGGCCGGCATCCACGTGATCATGGCGACCCAGCGCCCTTCGGTCGACGTCATCACCGGCACGATCAAGGCGAATTTCCCGACCCGCATCTCCTTCCAGGTCACCTCGAAGATCGACAGCCGCACGATTCTCGGCGAGCAGGGCGCCGAACAGCTGCTCGGCATGGGCGACATGCTCTACATGGCGGGCGGCGGGCGCATCCAGCGCGTCCACGGCCCGTTTGTTTCTGATGTCGAGGTGGAAGAGATCGTCTCCTACCTGAAAACGCAGGGCTCGCCGCAATATCTCGATGCGATCACCGCCGATGACGACGAGGACGGCGATTATGGCGGCGGCGGCCCGGCCGGCACGTCGAACCTTTCGGATTCGGAAGATCCCTATGATCAGGCCGTCGCCATCGTGCTGCGCGACGGCAAGGCTTCGACCTCTTACGTCCAACGCCGACTTGGTATCGGCTATAATAGAGCCGCCTCGCTGATCGAGCGCATGGAGAAGGAAGGCATCATCGGGCCGGCCAACCATGCCGGCAAACGAGAAATCCTCGTTCCGACCGAGGGCGACATCCTCGACCGCTGA